CCGAGATACCGGTCCAGGCGCTGTTCGACGGCGACTTCCTGTCGTTCCTGGTCGTGATCGAGTCCACCGACACGATCACGGAGGCCTGCGACAAGGTGGCGTTCGGCGTGGTCGGCCGCCGCATCCCGGCCCGGCCCGACACCGATTACGTCATGCACACGGAGGACGGCTCCGCCCTGCCCGGCGAACTGACGGTGGCTCAGGCCGGCATCGAGCCGGACGACTTCATCCGCGTCGGGTTCGCCGACACCCGTGGGCACCTCGAACTCTGATCGGACCAGTCGTCAGATGAGGGAGAGTCCGACGCTGCATCAGTGGCAGCGCTGGCCGACGGTGTAGTCGTTCGTCGGGCCGACGACGTCGTCGTTCCCCTGGCCCCGGCCGGAACTCGCGATGGGGTACTGCAACCGGTCGCCGGGCTTGGGCGACCCGATGTCGGAGAGCGGGATCGTCATGGTCAGCGAGCCGGATCCGTAC
The sequence above is a segment of the Sporichthyaceae bacterium genome. Coding sequences within it:
- a CDS encoding toluene-4-monooxygenase system B family protein — translated: MTAAPPATEIPVQALFDGDFLSFLVVIESTDTITEACDKVAFGVVGRRIPARPDTDYVMHTEDGSALPGELTVAQAGIEPDDFIRVGFADTRGHLEL